A stretch of Streptomyces vietnamensis DNA encodes these proteins:
- a CDS encoding serine/threonine-protein kinase, whose translation MTAVGAHGDAEIPAGRPSGLLGKEIAGYRVESEIGRGGMAVVYRARDLRLDRTVALKLLAPELARNDTFRKRFAHESRVAASIDHPHIVPVFEAGETEGVLYIAMRYVAGRDLAALLDREGPLPPVKAGRIAAQVASALDAAHAHDLVHRDVKPGNVLVAEGTDGDHPEHVYLTDFGLTKKSLSLTGFTTVGEFVGTLDYVAPEQISGKPVDGRCDVYSLACVVFETLVGAPPFRRDNDWAVLWAQQYDPPPPLSEVRPGLPSAADAVFARALAKTPEERYGTCLEFVAELRAVLADAPGGGPAAPRGPRRLGAPPAPPAWARPVFRELD comes from the coding sequence ATGACGGCCGTCGGGGCGCACGGGGACGCGGAGATCCCGGCGGGCCGGCCCTCTGGACTGCTCGGCAAGGAGATCGCGGGCTACCGCGTGGAGAGCGAGATCGGGCGCGGTGGCATGGCGGTCGTGTACCGGGCCAGGGACCTGCGTCTCGACCGTACGGTGGCGCTGAAGCTCCTTGCGCCCGAGCTGGCCCGCAACGACACCTTCCGCAAGCGCTTCGCACACGAGTCGCGGGTCGCCGCCTCGATCGACCACCCGCACATCGTGCCGGTCTTCGAGGCGGGCGAGACGGAGGGCGTCCTCTACATCGCGATGCGGTACGTGGCGGGGCGGGACCTGGCGGCCCTCCTCGACCGCGAGGGGCCGCTGCCGCCGGTGAAGGCGGGCCGGATCGCGGCGCAGGTGGCCTCGGCCCTGGACGCGGCGCACGCGCACGACCTGGTGCACCGCGACGTGAAGCCCGGCAACGTCCTGGTCGCCGAGGGCACCGACGGCGACCACCCGGAGCACGTGTACCTGACCGACTTCGGCCTGACGAAGAAATCTCTCTCGCTGACGGGCTTCACGACGGTGGGCGAGTTCGTCGGAACCCTCGACTACGTGGCGCCGGAGCAGATCTCGGGCAAGCCGGTGGACGGCCGGTGCGATGTGTACAGCCTGGCGTGCGTGGTCTTCGAGACCCTGGTGGGGGCGCCGCCGTTCCGCCGCGACAACGACTGGGCGGTGCTGTGGGCGCAGCAGTACGATCCGCCGCCGCCGCTCTCGGAGGTGCGGCCGGGGCTGCCGTCGGCGGCGGACGCGGTGTTCGCGCGGGCGCTGGCGAAGACGCCCGAGGAGCGGTACGGGACGTGCCTGGAGTTCGTCGCCGAACTGCGCGCCGTCCTGGCGGACGCGCCCGGCGGCGGTCCGGCGGCGCCCAGGGGCCCGCGACGGCTCGGCGCGCCGCCCGCCCCGCCCGCGTGGGCGCGACCGGTCTTCCGGGAGCTGGACTAG
- a CDS encoding streptophobe family protein has product MTSSRLPTSARSAATPTGPYVRVALQALAAVVAGFVAMGVVAGLGLWAAGAADLPGGFAAILAAVVVMASGGKVELSGDAGALAGTQAELTAMPLTVTLVGALVTGYCFLRPLRHHAVTGARELLLRAASVVVLWLAALAGLSALARHDFPLTLGGGDSTGSLMDLFGELLDATNPTVGFRTDLGPTLFYGLLWILGVLAIALLVSRRTPLPPRLVRYHEPVRPAAFAMLLLLLAYVVIGLVIGIVVAATKGHAAETLAVLLLGLPNITWIALGVGIGGSWQGRAEGPFGLPMPQILDAVLRGKGDSPDLSTVDLSSLAAQDARAWWLLPIAAVLVLAAAFVAAVRSPARISLWQHALHLGIAFALAMLVAAPLTLVEARFGLSVLGIGDLASLGGEVLLRPDVWKTVGFALLWGLVAGFLGGLLATRVHRKGEVD; this is encoded by the coding sequence GTGACGAGCAGTCGGCTCCCCACCTCCGCGCGGTCAGCCGCGACCCCGACCGGGCCCTACGTCCGCGTCGCCCTCCAGGCCCTGGCCGCCGTGGTCGCCGGGTTCGTCGCGATGGGCGTCGTCGCCGGGCTCGGCCTCTGGGCCGCGGGCGCCGCCGACCTGCCCGGCGGCTTCGCCGCGATCCTCGCCGCGGTCGTCGTCATGGCCTCGGGCGGCAAGGTCGAACTCTCCGGCGACGCGGGCGCCCTCGCCGGCACCCAGGCCGAACTGACCGCCATGCCGCTCACCGTCACCCTGGTGGGCGCACTGGTCACCGGCTACTGCTTCCTGCGCCCGCTGCGCCACCACGCGGTGACCGGCGCCCGTGAACTCCTGCTCCGCGCGGCGAGCGTCGTCGTGCTCTGGCTGGCCGCCCTCGCGGGCCTCTCGGCCCTCGCCCGGCACGACTTCCCCCTCACCCTCGGCGGGGGCGACTCCACGGGGTCCCTCATGGACCTCTTCGGTGAACTCCTCGACGCCACGAACCCGACCGTCGGCTTCCGCACCGACCTCGGGCCCACGCTCTTCTACGGGCTCCTGTGGATCCTCGGCGTGCTCGCCATCGCCCTCCTCGTCTCCCGCAGGACCCCGCTGCCGCCCCGGCTCGTCCGCTACCACGAACCCGTCCGGCCCGCCGCCTTCGCGATGCTCCTGCTGCTCCTCGCGTACGTCGTCATCGGCCTGGTCATCGGGATCGTCGTCGCGGCGACCAAGGGCCACGCCGCCGAGACCCTCGCCGTGCTCCTCCTCGGCCTCCCCAACATCACCTGGATCGCGCTCGGCGTGGGCATCGGCGGCTCCTGGCAGGGCAGGGCGGAAGGACCCTTCGGCCTGCCCATGCCACAGATCCTCGACGCCGTCCTGCGCGGCAAGGGCGACAGCCCGGACCTCTCCACCGTCGACCTGTCCTCGCTCGCCGCCCAGGACGCGCGCGCGTGGTGGCTGCTGCCCATCGCGGCCGTCCTGGTGCTCGCCGCCGCGTTCGTGGCGGCCGTCCGCTCCCCGGCCCGGATCTCGCTCTGGCAGCACGCCCTGCACCTGGGCATCGCCTTCGCCCTCGCCATGCTGGTCGCCGCACCGCTCACCCTGGTCGAGGCCCGCTTCGGCCTCTCGGTCCTCGGCATCGGCGACCTCGCCTCCCTCGGCGGCGAGGTCCTGCTCCGCCCGGACGTCTGGAAGACGGTCGGCTTCGCACTCCTCTGGGGCCTCGTCGCGGGCTTCCTCGGCGGCCTCCTCGCCACCCGGGTCCACCGCAAGGGCGAGGTCGACTAG
- a CDS encoding PLP-dependent aminotransferase family protein, protein MAVARVVHTADRTLTGRQLASLLTPPPEGRFGYRELARAVREALLDGRVALRLRLPAERELAAVLTVSRTTVTGAYDLLRESGYAHSRRGAGTWTALPDGQAPTALGAFQDDAGATIDLALAAPHAPEEELSAALAVAAAELPRYAGAQGYHPYGLPALRAAIAERYTARGLPTLPDQILVTTGAQQAVSLVLTLLGRSGDRVLAENPSYPNALDAMRGRMLRVTPVPVTEAGWDSGLVDAALRQTAPRLAYLIPDFHNPTGRLMPAEQRRELARSARATGTWLVVDETLTDMALDVPAPPPFAAAAGGGDGGQIVSVGSLSKSCWGGLRVGWVRAASRVVTELARVRITADLSGSVLDQLVAVTLMDRLDVILPRRLDELRQRRTALTEALARHVPEWRWAVPPGGMCLWIDLGRPVASSLAARALRQGVRVEGGARFGVDPGTHEHRLRIPFTLPVDAYEPAAERLAAALDGAPGHFADPALPDWVA, encoded by the coding sequence ATGGCAGTGGCACGTGTGGTCCACACCGCGGACCGGACCCTGACGGGTCGCCAGCTCGCATCGCTCCTCACCCCGCCCCCGGAGGGCCGGTTCGGGTATCGGGAGCTCGCGCGGGCCGTACGGGAGGCGCTGCTCGACGGCCGGGTGGCGCTGCGCCTGCGGCTGCCGGCCGAGCGGGAGCTCGCCGCGGTGCTCACGGTGAGCCGGACCACCGTGACCGGGGCCTACGACCTGCTCCGGGAGAGCGGTTACGCGCACAGCCGGCGCGGCGCCGGTACGTGGACCGCGCTGCCGGACGGGCAGGCCCCCACCGCTCTCGGCGCCTTCCAGGACGACGCGGGCGCGACCATCGACCTGGCCCTCGCCGCGCCGCACGCTCCGGAGGAGGAGCTGTCCGCCGCGCTTGCGGTGGCCGCCGCCGAACTGCCCCGTTACGCGGGCGCGCAGGGCTACCACCCGTACGGTCTGCCCGCGCTGCGCGCCGCGATCGCCGAGCGCTACACGGCCCGGGGCCTGCCGACCCTCCCGGACCAGATCCTCGTCACCACGGGTGCGCAGCAGGCCGTCTCGCTGGTGCTCACGCTGCTCGGCCGGTCCGGCGACCGGGTGCTCGCCGAGAACCCCTCGTACCCCAACGCCCTCGACGCGATGCGCGGGCGCATGCTCCGCGTCACGCCGGTGCCGGTGACCGAGGCCGGCTGGGACTCCGGGCTCGTCGACGCGGCGCTCCGGCAGACCGCGCCGCGCCTGGCCTATCTGATCCCGGACTTCCACAACCCGACCGGGCGGCTGATGCCGGCGGAGCAGCGCCGGGAGCTCGCGCGGTCCGCGCGCGCCACCGGGACCTGGCTGGTGGTCGACGAGACGCTGACGGACATGGCCCTGGACGTGCCCGCGCCGCCGCCGTTCGCGGCGGCGGCCGGCGGGGGCGACGGCGGGCAGATCGTCTCCGTCGGCTCGCTGAGCAAGAGCTGCTGGGGCGGGCTGCGGGTCGGCTGGGTGCGGGCCGCGTCCCGTGTCGTGACCGAGCTGGCCCGGGTCCGGATCACCGCCGACCTGTCCGGTTCCGTGCTCGACCAGCTGGTGGCCGTCACCCTGATGGACCGCCTCGATGTGATCCTGCCCCGGCGCCTCGACGAGCTGCGGCAGCGCAGGACCGCGCTGACCGAAGCCCTCGCCCGTCATGTGCCCGAGTGGCGGTGGGCGGTGCCGCCGGGCGGGATGTGCCTCTGGATCGACCTGGGCCGGCCGGTCGCCTCCTCCCTCGCGGCCCGGGCCCTGCGGCAGGGGGTACGGGTGGAGGGCGGCGCCCGGTTCGGGGTGGACCCGGGCACGCACGAGCACCGGCTGCGGATCCCGTTCACCCTGCCCGTGGACGCGTACGAACCGGCGGCGGAGCGGCTCGCGGCGGCCCTGGACGGCGCCCCGGGGCACTTCGCCGATCCCGCCCTGCCGGACTGGGTGGCCTGA
- a CDS encoding FBP domain-containing protein — protein sequence MEPLTDKQIRSSFVNCTKGEAARLKLPLDFAELPWDDLDFLGWVDPGAPLRAHLVLPREDGPLGVTLRVPATGRTSAVKSSMCQVCLTAHASSGVTLLVAPLAGSRGREGNTVGIYLCADLACSLYVRGRRQPKLRHRRHEESLTLDEQVARLTGNLDAFVDRVTSG from the coding sequence GTGGAACCACTGACCGACAAACAGATCCGCTCGTCCTTCGTGAACTGCACCAAGGGCGAGGCGGCGCGACTCAAGCTGCCCCTCGACTTCGCCGAACTGCCCTGGGACGACCTGGACTTCCTCGGCTGGGTCGACCCGGGCGCGCCCCTGCGGGCGCACCTGGTCCTGCCGCGCGAGGACGGGCCGCTCGGCGTGACCCTGCGGGTCCCGGCGACCGGCCGGACCAGCGCCGTGAAGTCGAGCATGTGCCAGGTCTGCCTGACCGCGCACGCGTCCTCGGGCGTCACGCTCCTGGTCGCGCCGCTGGCCGGCAGCCGCGGCCGCGAGGGGAACACGGTCGGGATCTACCTCTGCGCCGACCTCGCCTGCTCCCTCTACGTCCGGGGCCGGCGGCAGCCGAAGCTGCGGCACCGGCGCCACGAGGAGTCCCTCACCCTCGACGAGCAGGTCGCCCGGCTGACGGGCAACCTGGACGCGTTCGTCGACCGGGTGACGTCGGGCTGA
- a CDS encoding acyl-CoA dehydrogenase family protein has product MKSPSTPVHPFDLLALDGLLTDEEREIRNTVRAVADRELRPHVAGWFEKGEIPARELARTLGGVGVLGMHLEGYGCAGTNSVAYGLACLELEAVDSGLRSLVSVQGSLAMYAIWKYGSEEQKQQWLPKMAAGEYIGCFGLTEPDAGSDPGAMRTNAKRDGSDWVLNGTKMWITNGSVADVAVVWARTEDGVRGFLVPAGTPGFSAPEIKMKLSLRASVTSELVFEDVRLPADAMLPEARGLSGPLGCLNEARFGIVFGALGAARDCLETAISYARDRVVFARSLASYQLTQQKLADMSVELGKGMLLALHLGRLKDAGALTPEQVSVGKLNNVREAIAIARECRTILGANGITLEYPVLRHANNLESVLTYEGTSEVHSLVIGKALTGEQAFR; this is encoded by the coding sequence GTGAAGTCGCCGTCCACCCCCGTCCACCCCTTCGACCTGCTCGCCCTCGACGGACTCCTGACCGACGAGGAGCGGGAGATCCGCAACACGGTGCGCGCCGTCGCCGACCGCGAACTGCGGCCGCACGTCGCCGGCTGGTTCGAGAAGGGCGAGATCCCCGCCCGCGAACTCGCCCGCACCCTCGGCGGCGTCGGCGTGCTCGGCATGCACCTGGAGGGCTACGGCTGCGCGGGCACCAACTCCGTCGCGTACGGCCTCGCCTGTCTGGAGCTGGAGGCCGTCGACTCCGGACTGCGCTCCCTCGTCTCCGTACAGGGCTCCCTCGCCATGTACGCGATCTGGAAGTACGGCTCCGAGGAGCAGAAGCAGCAGTGGCTGCCGAAGATGGCGGCCGGCGAGTACATCGGCTGCTTCGGCCTCACCGAGCCGGACGCCGGATCGGACCCGGGCGCCATGCGGACCAACGCCAAGCGGGACGGCTCCGACTGGGTGCTGAACGGCACCAAGATGTGGATCACCAACGGTTCGGTCGCCGACGTCGCCGTCGTCTGGGCGCGCACCGAGGACGGCGTCCGGGGCTTCCTCGTCCCGGCCGGCACCCCCGGTTTCAGCGCCCCCGAGATCAAGATGAAGCTCTCGCTGCGGGCGAGCGTCACCAGCGAACTGGTCTTCGAGGACGTCCGCCTCCCGGCCGACGCGATGCTGCCCGAGGCCCGCGGCCTCTCCGGCCCGCTCGGCTGCCTCAACGAGGCCCGCTTCGGCATCGTCTTCGGCGCGCTCGGCGCCGCCCGCGACTGCCTGGAGACGGCGATCTCCTACGCCAGGGACCGGGTCGTCTTCGCCCGTTCCCTCGCCTCGTACCAGCTGACCCAGCAGAAGCTCGCCGACATGTCCGTCGAGCTCGGCAAGGGCATGCTCCTCGCCCTCCACCTCGGCCGGCTCAAGGACGCGGGCGCCCTCACCCCCGAGCAGGTCAGCGTGGGCAAGCTGAACAACGTCCGCGAGGCGATCGCGATCGCCCGCGAGTGCCGCACGATCCTGGGCGCCAACGGCATCACCCTGGAGTACCCGGTGCTGCGCCACGCCAACAACCTGGAGTCGGTGCTCACCTACGAGGGCACGAGCGAGGTCCACTCCCTGGTCATCGGCAAGGCGCTCACCGGCGAGCAGGCCTTCCGCTGA
- a CDS encoding CaiB/BaiF CoA transferase family protein, with translation MHADQPGTPGTPPTAGALSGIVVADFGRVLAGPYMTMLLADLGADVIKIERPGSGDDTRAWGPPFAAGEATYFLGVNRNKRSVSLDLTAAEDLATARAIVDRADVLVENFRPGTMEKLGLGYEDVRASNPGLVYCSVTGFGTAEGAGLPGYDLLVQAMGGLMSVTGEPDGPGTKAGVALVDVITGLHAGMGVLAALRHRERTGEGQRVEVSLLGSLLSALTNQAAAHLGAGVVPRAMGNRHPSIAPYEVFEAQDRPLVLAVGNDRQFGILCERLGRPELAGDPRFVTNTARVAHREELVEALAGPLATRTADGWFEELTAAGVPCGPINDLAAAFDLADRLGLAPRVPESAAGPGQVAHPIRLGATPPSYRTAPPRLGEHTHDVRSELGGLVHRGSAANGHT, from the coding sequence ATGCACGCAGATCAGCCCGGCACACCAGGGACGCCCCCCACGGCCGGCGCCCTGTCCGGGATCGTCGTCGCCGACTTCGGCCGGGTGCTCGCCGGGCCGTACATGACGATGCTCCTCGCCGACCTGGGCGCGGACGTGATCAAGATCGAGCGGCCGGGCTCCGGGGACGACACGCGTGCGTGGGGCCCGCCGTTCGCCGCCGGGGAGGCCACGTACTTCCTCGGCGTGAACCGGAACAAGCGCTCCGTGTCGCTCGACCTCACGGCTGCTGAAGACCTGGCCACGGCCCGCGCGATCGTGGACCGCGCGGACGTCCTCGTCGAGAACTTCCGCCCCGGCACGATGGAGAAGCTCGGCCTCGGCTACGAGGACGTGCGGGCGTCCAACCCGGGGCTCGTCTACTGCTCGGTGACCGGCTTCGGCACCGCCGAGGGCGCCGGACTGCCGGGCTACGACCTGCTCGTCCAGGCCATGGGCGGCCTCATGAGCGTGACCGGCGAACCGGACGGGCCGGGCACGAAGGCCGGGGTCGCCCTGGTCGACGTCATCACCGGCCTCCACGCGGGCATGGGCGTCCTCGCCGCCCTGCGGCACCGCGAACGCACCGGCGAGGGCCAGCGGGTCGAGGTCTCCCTGCTCGGCTCCCTCCTCTCGGCGCTCACCAACCAGGCCGCCGCCCACCTCGGCGCCGGGGTCGTGCCGCGCGCGATGGGCAACAGGCACCCCAGCATCGCCCCGTACGAGGTGTTCGAGGCGCAGGACCGGCCGCTGGTCCTCGCCGTGGGCAACGACCGGCAGTTCGGGATCCTGTGCGAGCGGCTCGGCCGGCCGGAGCTGGCCGGGGACCCCCGCTTCGTGACGAACACGGCCCGGGTCGCCCACCGGGAGGAGCTGGTCGAGGCCCTCGCGGGCCCGCTCGCCACCCGTACCGCCGACGGCTGGTTCGAGGAGCTCACGGCGGCCGGCGTGCCCTGCGGGCCGATCAACGACCTGGCCGCCGCCTTCGACCTCGCCGACCGGCTGGGGCTCGCCCCGCGCGTCCCGGAGTCCGCGGCCGGTCCCGGTCAGGTCGCCCACCCGATCCGGCTCGGCGCCACCCCGCCCTCCTACCGCACCGCTCCCCCGCGCCTCGGCGAGCACACCCACGACGTCCGGTCGGAGCTGGGCGGACTTGTCCACAGGGGGTCGGCGGCGAACGGCCACACGTAG
- a CDS encoding GntR family transcriptional regulator — protein MSSATERRRPQTAQQFVLEELRRAITSGELRPGGPIRQEALAARFEVSRVPLREALKALEAEGLVVHHVHRGYFVAELSLDDLEEIYRIRELLETEAVRMAVRWMPDGTVAALERIQRDVERAAEEGDVAAMAAANRLFHFTLIEASGMPRLVRLITTLWDATDAYRSLYYTDAPHRKLAVREHRAVISALRHGDEEATLHWLDEHRAHAVAALREVLGQERPDQD, from the coding sequence ATGAGCAGCGCGACGGAGAGGCGGCGGCCGCAGACCGCCCAGCAGTTCGTCCTGGAGGAACTGCGGCGCGCCATCACCAGCGGGGAGCTCCGGCCCGGCGGGCCGATCCGCCAGGAGGCCCTGGCGGCGCGGTTCGAGGTGAGCCGGGTGCCGCTCCGGGAGGCCCTGAAGGCCCTGGAGGCCGAGGGCCTGGTGGTCCATCACGTCCACCGGGGCTACTTCGTCGCCGAACTGTCCCTGGACGACCTGGAGGAGATCTACCGGATCCGGGAGCTCCTGGAGACCGAGGCGGTCCGCATGGCCGTGCGGTGGATGCCGGACGGCACGGTCGCCGCGCTCGAACGGATCCAGCGGGACGTGGAACGGGCCGCCGAGGAAGGGGACGTGGCCGCGATGGCGGCGGCGAACCGGCTCTTCCACTTCACCCTGATCGAGGCGTCCGGGATGCCGCGCCTGGTCCGCCTCATCACGACCCTGTGGGACGCCACCGACGCGTACCGCTCGCTCTACTACACCGACGCCCCGCACCGGAAGCTGGCCGTGCGGGAGCACCGCGCCGTGATCTCCGCCCTTCGCCACGGCGACGAGGAGGCCACCCTCCACTGGCTCGACGAGCACCGGGCCCACGCGGTGGCGGCGCTGCGCGAGGTGCTGGGTCAGGAACGCCCGGACCAGGACTGA
- a CDS encoding putative leader peptide gives MTPALVSRRHVDLLRVAGMLCRFESCRHAACC, from the coding sequence ATGACTCCCGCCCTCGTCTCCCGCCGCCACGTGGATCTTCTGCGTGTCGCGGGGATGCTGTGTCGGTTCGAGTCGTGTCGCCACGCGGCCTGTTGCTGA
- a CDS encoding LLM class flavin-dependent oxidoreductase, whose amino-acid sequence MSSSPAPVLHWFLPTGGDGRDPGGVTAVQGRSAAATRRGADLGYLAQVARAAEQAGFARLLTPVGLGCVDPWVLTSAVAAVTERIGFLVAFRAGLAQPTLVAQQADTFRRLFGDRIALNVVTGGDPVEQKAYGDHLPKDERYVRTGELMGVVRELLDGSAVTLSGHHVRVEGARLTAPSVGTPVPLYFGGASPEAEDVAARHAEVQLLWGEPPAAVAERVARVRAKAAREGRTLRFGIRLHVITRDTSAEAWQEAGRILAGFDPEAVRASQERFARMDSTGQARMTALHGGSAESLTVAPNLWAGIGLVREGAGTALVGSHDEVALRLFEYGRAGIDEFVLSGYPHLEEAYRVGEEVAPRLRALTEAAAGKAAA is encoded by the coding sequence ATGTCCTCTTCCCCCGCTCCCGTCCTGCACTGGTTCCTGCCCACCGGCGGCGACGGCCGCGACCCCGGCGGGGTCACCGCAGTCCAGGGCCGTTCCGCCGCCGCGACCCGCCGCGGCGCCGACCTCGGCTATCTGGCGCAGGTGGCCCGCGCGGCCGAACAGGCCGGTTTCGCACGGCTGCTGACGCCCGTGGGGCTCGGCTGCGTGGATCCCTGGGTTCTGACCTCGGCCGTCGCCGCGGTGACGGAGCGGATCGGCTTCCTCGTCGCGTTCCGCGCCGGTCTCGCGCAGCCCACGCTGGTCGCGCAGCAGGCGGACACCTTCCGACGCCTCTTCGGCGACCGCATCGCCCTGAACGTGGTCACCGGCGGCGACCCGGTCGAGCAGAAGGCGTACGGCGACCACCTCCCGAAGGACGAGCGATACGTCAGGACGGGCGAACTCATGGGCGTCGTCCGTGAGTTGCTCGACGGTTCGGCCGTCACGCTGAGCGGACATCACGTCCGGGTGGAGGGGGCCCGTCTGACGGCGCCCTCCGTCGGGACCCCCGTCCCCCTCTACTTCGGCGGCGCGTCCCCCGAGGCGGAGGACGTCGCGGCGCGCCACGCCGAGGTGCAGCTGCTGTGGGGCGAGCCTCCGGCCGCCGTCGCGGAACGTGTCGCCCGGGTACGGGCCAAGGCCGCGCGGGAGGGCCGCACCCTGCGCTTCGGCATCCGCCTCCACGTCATCACCCGGGACACCTCGGCCGAGGCCTGGCAGGAGGCCGGCCGCATCCTCGCCGGCTTCGATCCCGAGGCGGTCCGCGCCTCGCAGGAACGGTTCGCCCGTATGGACTCGACCGGGCAGGCCAGGATGACCGCGCTGCACGGCGGTTCCGCCGAGAGCCTGACCGTCGCGCCCAATCTGTGGGCGGGCATCGGACTCGTCCGCGAGGGCGCCGGGACGGCGCTCGTCGGTTCGCACGACGAGGTCGCGCTGCGGCTCTTCGAGTACGGGCGGGCCGGCATCGACGAGTTCGTCCTCTCCGGCTACCCGCACCTCGAAGAGGCCTACCGCGTCGGCGAGGAGGTGGCGCCCCGGCTGCGGGCGCTCACCGAGGCGGCGGCCGGGAAGGCGGCGGCGTGA
- a CDS encoding ABC transporter permease, translating into MTVLDTTGGTTTARTASASAHPARRAWAGVAALRWAALRLLALVVLLAAWQAVVSVGVWPRVLVPSPGDVWQAFVRASTVHDGVRGIGDHLLVEHLAVSLRRIAIGTGYATLVGIPLGLLIGVVKPLAVVLEPAVTFLRTLPPLAYLSLLVIWFGIDESPKIWLLLIAALPPIAAATAAAVRGVPADLVEAGRALGAGPSALLFSIRLPAALPEILTGVRIAVGIAYTSVVAAETINGVPGIGGMIRDAQRYNRTDVVIAGIIAIGLSGIVLDALFRGLERAAVPWRGRA; encoded by the coding sequence GTGACCGTCCTCGACACGACGGGCGGCACGACGACCGCCCGAACCGCTTCCGCCTCCGCGCACCCGGCCCGCCGCGCCTGGGCCGGGGTGGCCGCCCTGCGCTGGGCCGCGCTGCGGCTCCTCGCGCTCGTGGTGCTCCTCGCCGCCTGGCAGGCCGTGGTCTCCGTCGGCGTCTGGCCCCGGGTCCTCGTCCCCTCCCCGGGCGACGTGTGGCAGGCCTTCGTACGGGCGTCGACCGTCCACGACGGGGTGCGCGGCATCGGCGACCACCTGCTGGTCGAGCATCTGGCGGTCTCCCTGCGCCGGATCGCCATCGGCACGGGCTACGCGACGCTCGTCGGCATCCCGCTGGGGCTGCTGATCGGCGTGGTGAAGCCGCTGGCCGTGGTCCTGGAGCCGGCCGTCACGTTCCTGCGCACGCTGCCCCCGTTGGCGTACCTCTCCCTGCTCGTCATCTGGTTCGGCATCGACGAGTCCCCGAAGATCTGGCTGCTGCTCATCGCGGCGCTTCCGCCCATCGCCGCCGCCACCGCGGCCGCCGTACGGGGCGTCCCGGCCGACCTGGTCGAGGCGGGGCGGGCCCTGGGCGCGGGCCCGTCGGCGCTGCTGTTCTCGATCCGGCTGCCGGCCGCGCTGCCGGAGATCCTCACCGGCGTACGGATCGCCGTCGGCATCGCGTACACCTCGGTCGTCGCCGCCGAGACCATCAACGGCGTCCCCGGCATCGGCGGCATGATCCGTGACGCCCAGCGCTACAACCGGACCGACGTCGTCATCGCGGGGATCATCGCGATCGGCCTCTCCGGCATCGTCCTCGACGCGCTGTTCCGGGGCCTGGAGCGGGCCGCCGTCCCGTGGCGCGGCCGCGCCTGA
- a CDS encoding glycine betaine ABC transporter substrate-binding protein, whose translation MPSSRRRAVLAASATALLLALSTTACGTGADDAEGKGGKVRVRIAYQAIPNADLVVKNQKLLEKALPDAEVSWVKFDSGGDVNTAVIAGSVDLGLLGSSPVTKGLSAPLDIPYKVLWIHDLIGDNEALVAKKDIASVAALKGRKIATPFGSTSHYSLLVALESAGLKASDVTLVDLQPQDALAAWQRGDIDAAYVWTPSLTELKKDGKVLVTSRAIAGQGKPTADLGVVTDAFAAKHPEIVDAWLKAEDQAVKLAKSDPAKAAGAIGAELDLAPDEARKQLAELVLLTAKEQQGAPYLGRPGAPGALAANLHDAAVFLKGQKAIDAVPEQAEFAKALAVEELARVAR comes from the coding sequence ATGCCCTCGTCCCGTCGCCGCGCCGTCCTCGCCGCCTCCGCCACCGCCCTGCTGCTCGCCCTGTCCACCACCGCCTGCGGCACGGGTGCCGACGACGCCGAGGGGAAGGGCGGGAAGGTCCGGGTGCGCATCGCGTACCAGGCGATCCCCAACGCCGATCTGGTGGTGAAGAACCAGAAGCTCCTGGAGAAGGCCCTGCCGGACGCCGAGGTGTCCTGGGTGAAGTTCGACTCGGGCGGCGACGTCAACACCGCCGTGATCGCCGGGTCCGTGGACCTCGGGCTGCTCGGTTCGAGCCCGGTGACCAAGGGTCTGTCGGCGCCGCTGGACATCCCGTACAAGGTGCTGTGGATCCACGATCTGATCGGCGACAACGAGGCGCTCGTCGCCAAGAAGGACATCGCGTCCGTCGCCGCCCTCAAGGGCCGGAAGATCGCCACCCCCTTCGGGTCGACCTCCCACTACTCCCTGCTGGTGGCGCTGGAGTCGGCCGGCCTGAAGGCCTCCGACGTGACGCTCGTCGACCTCCAGCCTCAGGACGCGCTCGCGGCCTGGCAGCGCGGCGACATCGACGCCGCCTATGTGTGGACGCCGAGCCTGACCGAGCTGAAGAAGGACGGGAAGGTCCTCGTCACCAGCCGTGCGATCGCGGGGCAGGGCAAGCCGACGGCCGATCTGGGGGTGGTCACCGACGCGTTCGCGGCGAAGCACCCGGAGATCGTCGACGCCTGGCTGAAGGCGGAGGACCAGGCCGTGAAGCTGGCCAAGAGCGACCCGGCGAAGGCGGCCGGCGCCATCGGCGCCGAGCTCGACCTCGCCCCCGACGAGGCCCGGAAGCAGCTCGCCGAGCTGGTCCTGCTCACCGCGAAGGAGCAGCAGGGCGCCCCGTACCTCGGCAGGCCGGGGGCGCCGGGCGCGCTCGCCGCCAACCTGCACGACGCCGCCGTCTTCCTCAAGGGCCAGAAGGCCATCGACGCCGTGCCGGAGCAGGCCGAGTTCGCGAAGGCCCTCGCGGTGGAGGAGCTCGCCCGTGTCGCCCGCTGA